A single window of Dermacentor albipictus isolate Rhodes 1998 colony chromosome 1, USDA_Dalb.pri_finalv2, whole genome shotgun sequence DNA harbors:
- the LOC135904972 gene encoding protein FAM43A: MSSSWPPMFNKFWNKKSVTITEYDPTYKVVYLGNVLTPWAKGEGCVDKPLATLWKNYCTNVKQDIHMKLTVCNSGLKAVTKEHGLTEYWASRITHCTSVPTHPKIFCWIYRHEGRKMKQELRCHAVLCVKEEVARQMTTQLNQKLAAALQEFKREKLSRQKARLSLGSIYEQPAMPRRKQMLSTGTSNFRAPLERSRSAPKLTSIEEDEEDEDFEDDLITTGSEHESTSDVVTDADLDSLSDHFMLGVCVRETDSVDSDSVEDMPNPQLRRRPLNSIDETVDEESDNVSDESGYSEEKI, translated from the coding sequence ATGTCGTCATCGTGGCCTCCGATGTTCAACAAGTTCTGGAACAAGAAATCAGTCACCATCACAGAGTATGACCCGACGTACAAGGTGGTCTATCTGGGCAACGTTCTCACCCCGTGGGCCAAGGGTGAAGGTTGCGTGGACAAGCCTCTGGCCACCCTGTGGAAGAACTACTGCACCAATGTCAAGCAAGACATCCACATGAAGCTAACCGTGTGCAACTCGGGTCTCAAGGCGGTTACCAAAGAGCACGGACTCACGGAGTACTGGGCTAGTCGCATTACGCACTGCACGTCGGTGCCCACACACCCCAAAATCTTCTGCTGGATATACAGGCACGAGGGGCGCAAGATGAAGCAGGAGCTGCGCTGTCACGCTGTCCTTTGCGTCAAGGAGGAAGTAGCGCGCCAAATGACCACGCAGCTAAACCAGAAGCTCGCCGCGGCGCTCCAAGAGTTCAAGCGCGAGAAACTGAGCCGGCAGAAAGCGAGGCTCTCGCTAGGAAGCATCTACGAGCAGCCGGCGATGCCCCGAAGGAAACAGATGCTCAGCACGGGAACCAGCAATTTCAGGGCGCCGCTCGAGAGATCCCGGAGTGCGCCCAAGCTCACCTCCATCGaggaagacgaagaggacgagGACTTCGAGGACGACCTTATCACCACAGGCTCGGAGCACGAATCCACGTCAGACGTGGTGACGGACGCCGACTTGGACTCACTGTCGGACCATTTCATGCTTGGTGTTTGTGTGCGCGAGACAGACTCTGTGGACTCGGACTCGGTGGAAGACATGCCTAACCCACAGCTGCGTAGACGGCCGCTGAACTCAATCGACGAGACGGTGGACGAGGAGTCGGATAACGTGTCGGATGAGTCGGGTTACTCGGAAGAGAAGATTTGA